One genomic window of Leptospira paudalimensis includes the following:
- a CDS encoding DUF1499 domain-containing protein, producing the protein MKQLKIITTMIGMISLLIVMNCTGTRPDNLGIRSGKLLECPKTPNCISSFSDPTDKEHYRNSVPYQKPTVEAISILKERILNHPRTKIIKEENNYLYIEFTTLIMRYVDDVEFYFDEKTKQLHFRSASRLGKSDLGLNRKRIESLLKDIQI; encoded by the coding sequence ATGAAACAATTAAAAATAATAACAACAATGATAGGTATGATTTCCTTACTCATCGTCATGAATTGTACGGGAACAAGGCCAGACAATTTGGGAATTCGATCGGGAAAGTTATTGGAATGTCCTAAAACTCCAAACTGTATCAGTAGTTTTTCAGATCCTACTGACAAAGAACACTATCGAAATTCGGTGCCTTATCAAAAACCAACAGTAGAGGCAATTTCCATATTAAAGGAAAGAATTCTAAACCATCCAAGAACCAAAATCATCAAAGAAGAAAACAATTATTTGTATATTGAATTCACAACCCTTATCATGCGTTATGTGGATGATGTAGAGTTTTATTTTGATGAAAAAACAAAACAATTACACTTTCGATCTGCATCTAGACTAGGAAAGTCTGACTTGGGATTGAACCGTAAACGAATTGAAAGTCTTTTAAAGGACATTCAGATTTAG
- a CDS encoding DUF2339 domain-containing protein, translated as MEEKEKKEILSKIQSMEKELFFLKEKVLSLSESKVISISETSDIPKQTLVIEDTNPISIEEGPNWFIQWIGQNLFVKLGVFSLILASIWFFYLAIEEYWINESVRIWIGILSSLPILWYGYKTRESRPYLSPSLLGLGIAVLFSAYYSGYVWYDLYGTETCFVGLILLSLTAVGISYAEKSEVLFGFASLGVFLSPILVSTGQNSYPFLFTYLLIWNVLFFYIRKEMPWKVIPLLILIANHLIFATWAESKLEEARIFFPFIFQLGVYLLFLVREFEVLKKNIEKNPNLTLITIGLTLGLGFIQSFWIFEIFYPTLKPFLLTLVLIVFYGIYQRSLRDITLTSETKKVYDIISLFGLPLIISVIVMGMTGKVLAFSLISFAFVVTIAATYSKQLYMYLATFPVWFFALFYIFAFTYRSYNEVPFLNGRFLIFTTGSLYLVLSYWYSRQFSNFSKLFLYAAYPYFLLGNFVEIHLGFPEEKRMFLYTICLIFYGFGTLVIGFKKHIHSIKVAGFVSLALVVAKFYLYDFWNLSLGYRILAGLFLGITLIITGTFYNRIKKETT; from the coding sequence GTGGAAGAAAAAGAAAAAAAAGAAATTTTATCCAAAATCCAATCGATGGAGAAGGAACTTTTTTTCTTAAAAGAAAAAGTCCTTTCTCTCTCAGAATCTAAAGTGATTTCCATATCGGAAACTTCCGACATTCCAAAACAAACACTTGTTATAGAAGATACAAACCCCATCTCAATTGAAGAAGGCCCCAATTGGTTCATCCAATGGATTGGACAAAATTTATTTGTAAAACTAGGTGTATTTTCACTCATCCTTGCTTCTATTTGGTTTTTTTATCTAGCAATCGAAGAATATTGGATCAACGAATCAGTTCGCATTTGGATTGGTATCCTCTCATCTCTTCCAATCCTTTGGTATGGATACAAAACAAGGGAATCAAGGCCTTATCTTTCACCAAGTTTACTTGGTCTAGGGATTGCGGTTTTATTTTCTGCCTACTATTCAGGATATGTTTGGTATGATTTATACGGAACAGAAACTTGTTTTGTAGGACTGATCCTTTTAAGCCTAACAGCTGTTGGAATTTCGTACGCAGAAAAAAGCGAAGTTTTATTTGGATTTGCGAGTTTGGGTGTGTTTCTTTCCCCCATTTTAGTTTCCACAGGGCAAAACTCCTATCCATTTTTATTTACCTATTTACTCATATGGAATGTTTTATTCTTTTACATCCGAAAGGAAATGCCTTGGAAGGTGATCCCTTTACTCATCCTAATTGCAAATCATTTAATCTTTGCCACTTGGGCAGAATCGAAATTAGAAGAAGCTAGAATCTTTTTCCCATTCATCTTCCAATTGGGTGTGTACCTTCTATTTTTAGTTCGCGAATTCGAAGTATTGAAAAAAAACATCGAAAAGAATCCAAACCTAACCTTAATTACAATAGGACTTACTTTAGGTCTTGGTTTTATACAATCCTTTTGGATTTTTGAAATTTTTTATCCAACATTAAAACCGTTTCTTCTAACACTTGTTCTTATCGTATTTTATGGAATTTACCAAAGGTCTCTCCGTGATATCACACTTACAAGCGAAACAAAAAAAGTGTACGATATCATTAGCCTTTTTGGATTACCACTCATTATCAGTGTGATTGTGATGGGAATGACAGGCAAAGTATTGGCATTTAGCCTGATTAGTTTTGCTTTTGTTGTGACAATAGCAGCAACATATTCTAAACAATTGTATATGTATTTAGCAACATTCCCTGTTTGGTTTTTTGCTCTGTTTTATATTTTTGCGTTTACCTATCGTTCATACAATGAAGTTCCATTTCTAAATGGTAGGTTTCTTATTTTTACAACAGGTAGTTTGTATTTGGTTTTATCGTATTGGTATAGTAGACAGTTTTCCAATTTTTCAAAACTGTTCCTCTACGCCGCCTATCCTTATTTCCTACTGGGAAATTTTGTGGAAATCCATTTGGGTTTTCCTGAAGAAAAACGAATGTTTTTATACACAATATGTTTGATCTTCTATGGATTTGGAACACTAGTGATTGGATTCAAAAAACACATCCACTCCATAAAGGTGGCAGGTTTTGTTTCTTTGGCACTTGTCGTAGCCAAATTTTATTTATATGATTTTTGGAACTTATCCTTGGGATACCGAATCCTAGCAGGTTTGTTTTTAGGAATCACTCTTATTATTACAGGAACGTTTTACAATCGAATCAAAAAGGAAACTACATGA
- the ispG gene encoding (E)-4-hydroxy-3-methylbut-2-enyl-diphosphate synthase translates to MSTKYNESPFFYRRRPTREVKVGDVGIGGKNPIRVQSMITSNTRDTDASIQQISDLEKAGSEIVRLTVPSQADADNLPNIRKRMKELGLKVPLVADIHFTPQVALKCVEWVEKVRINPGNFADKKKFEIIEYTDKDYNEELERIEEVFTPLVLRAKELGVAMRIGTNHGSLSDRIMNRFGDTPLGMVESALEFIRIAEKNSYRDIVVSMKASNPQVMIQAYRMLVARFYDLGMDYPLHLGVTEAGDGKDGRIKSAIGIGSLLEDGLGDTIRVSLTEDAIHEIPVAKELVKKYNDLYFASLTAKENPLIRESIYTEFRDPFQYARFYSKEIAVGETKIGDTNPVRIESCFPFFGEGTAEEVLHLIQRGNKSGRVPELIHFNIDSELDLLTLGTMVRRGSFPLPVSFALSEDLMYQYDTFAEDLYKFQKWVISPSLFLKESEESWDDLLQFVLRYAKDKRSVEWTFSSSNIEHVSIVLKECKKRKIENILFSTSDGDLLTIRKLAFLLRESDYPIVLNVSGKKKDRLMYDASIQAGGSLLDGIGDVLRLSYGDGEAEECLHLNFDILQATRLRLTKTEYISCPSCGRTMFDLQTTTAKIKEKTGHLKGVKIAVMGCIVNGPGEMADADFGYVGAGIGKVHLYKGKEIVKKGVSETEAPDLLIELIRENGMWNDPE, encoded by the coding sequence ATGAGCACCAAATATAACGAATCGCCATTTTTTTACAGAAGAAGACCTACAAGAGAAGTGAAAGTGGGAGATGTTGGAATTGGAGGAAAAAACCCAATCCGCGTCCAATCCATGATCACATCTAACACAAGAGATACGGATGCAAGTATCCAACAAATCTCAGATTTAGAGAAGGCAGGATCGGAAATTGTTCGCCTAACAGTTCCTAGTCAAGCGGATGCTGACAACTTACCAAATATCCGAAAACGAATGAAAGAACTTGGTCTAAAAGTCCCTCTTGTTGCAGACATCCACTTCACTCCCCAAGTTGCTCTCAAATGTGTGGAATGGGTTGAAAAGGTGCGTATTAACCCAGGAAACTTTGCTGACAAAAAAAAATTTGAGATCATCGAATACACTGACAAAGATTATAATGAAGAATTAGAACGGATTGAAGAAGTATTCACACCCCTTGTCTTAAGAGCCAAAGAACTTGGTGTTGCGATGAGAATTGGCACGAACCACGGAAGTTTATCGGATCGTATCATGAATCGATTTGGGGACACACCTCTTGGAATGGTAGAATCCGCATTGGAATTCATCCGGATCGCTGAAAAAAATTCTTATCGTGACATTGTTGTTTCTATGAAAGCATCCAACCCTCAGGTGATGATACAAGCCTATCGTATGTTAGTTGCCAGGTTTTATGACTTAGGAATGGATTATCCACTCCACTTAGGTGTGACCGAAGCCGGGGATGGTAAAGACGGAAGGATTAAATCGGCTATTGGAATTGGAAGTTTACTCGAAGACGGTTTAGGTGATACGATCCGAGTCTCCTTAACAGAAGATGCAATTCATGAAATCCCTGTAGCGAAGGAACTGGTTAAAAAATACAACGATCTATATTTCGCTTCCTTAACAGCCAAAGAAAATCCATTGATACGGGAAAGTATTTATACGGAATTTCGTGATCCTTTCCAATACGCTCGTTTTTACTCCAAAGAAATTGCCGTTGGAGAAACAAAAATTGGAGATACAAATCCAGTTCGAATTGAGTCCTGTTTTCCTTTTTTTGGCGAGGGAACTGCAGAAGAAGTCCTCCATCTCATCCAAAGGGGAAACAAATCAGGTCGAGTACCAGAACTCATTCATTTTAACATTGATTCCGAATTAGATTTACTAACGCTTGGAACGATGGTGAGGAGAGGATCCTTTCCTTTGCCTGTTTCCTTCGCACTCTCTGAAGATCTCATGTACCAATATGATACTTTTGCTGAGGATTTGTATAAATTTCAAAAGTGGGTTATCTCCCCTTCTCTCTTTTTAAAGGAATCGGAAGAATCCTGGGATGATCTTTTACAATTTGTATTAAGATACGCCAAAGACAAACGATCTGTAGAATGGACCTTTTCATCATCTAACATAGAACATGTGTCTATAGTCTTAAAAGAATGCAAAAAAAGAAAAATTGAGAATATCCTTTTTTCAACTTCAGACGGTGACTTACTTACGATTCGAAAACTTGCATTTTTATTAAGAGAATCTGATTACCCTATCGTTTTAAATGTTTCAGGTAAAAAGAAAGACCGACTGATGTATGATGCTTCCATCCAAGCTGGGGGAAGTTTATTGGATGGGATTGGAGATGTTTTAAGACTATCCTATGGTGACGGAGAAGCAGAAGAATGTTTGCATTTAAATTTTGATATCCTGCAAGCAACTCGCTTAAGACTCACCAAAACAGAATACATTTCCTGCCCATCTTGCGGAAGGACCATGTTTGACCTACAAACAACAACAGCAAAAATCAAAGAAAAAACAGGGCATCTAAAAGGTGTGAAAATTGCTGTGATGGGATGTATTGTCAATGGACCCGGTGAGATGGCAGATGCTGATTTTGGATATGTTGGTGCAGGAATTGGTAAAGTCCACCTCTACAAAGGGAAAGAAATTGTAAAAAAAGGAGTCTCTGAAACGGAAGCTCCCGACCTACTCATCGAACTCATTCGCGAAAATGGGATGTGGAACGATCCAGAATAA